In Lusitaniella coriacea LEGE 07157, one DNA window encodes the following:
- the scpB gene encoding SMC-Scp complex subunit ScpB: MPQSPPTISPTFRLATQIEAILYLKGQPLSLDAIADCAGCDRETAEDALIELMDDYAHRDSALEVVEMPSGYSLQLRSSFQNLIQNLVPAELGTGALRTLAAIALKNPLLQTELIELRGSSAYQQVQELVELGLVRKRRQAEGRSFWLEVTEKFHQYFEVDELSLILAQSPKHNGTAAITEEE, encoded by the coding sequence ATGCCCCAGTCTCCCCCGACGATTTCTCCAACCTTTCGCCTAGCGACGCAAATTGAGGCGATTTTATATCTTAAGGGTCAACCTTTAAGTTTGGACGCGATCGCGGACTGTGCGGGATGCGATCGCGAAACTGCCGAAGATGCACTCATTGAGTTAATGGACGATTATGCCCATCGGGATAGCGCTCTAGAAGTGGTTGAAATGCCATCAGGCTACAGCCTCCAGCTTAGATCGTCCTTTCAAAATTTAATTCAAAATCTCGTTCCGGCAGAATTGGGAACCGGTGCATTGCGAACCCTCGCCGCGATCGCGCTCAAAAATCCACTCCTGCAAACCGAACTGATAGAATTGCGGGGAAGTAGTGCCTATCAACAGGTTCAAGAATTAGTCGAACTCGGCTTAGTCCGCAAACGCCGCCAAGCAGAAGGACGCTCTTTTTGGTTAGAAGTCACCGAAAAATTCCACCAATACTTTGAAGTAGACGAACTTTCTCTGATTCTCGCGCAATCTCCAAAGCATAATGGAACAGCAGCCATAACAGAAGAAGAATAG
- a CDS encoding CAP domain-containing protein, with protein sequence MNPVKFCFIVALMGTILPLPARAALFWGGDEERPSFTLAQNAISPLERQILQEMNRARANPSAYADWLEQTKQYYQGNILQFPGQPPIGTQEGVRVVDEAIRFLRGLPPLPPLSLSLGMSRGVKDHVGDLGTKGAVGHYGSDGSQFIDRIGRYGTASGAAGENITYGVTTAQAVVMQLIVDDGVEGRIHRDNIFYEGFRVAGVACGQHLRYEQMCAIAYSGDYVDRVAQTPPPVAPINPARISSSSNNSPVVEVETQPSSSVSNNPPVAEVETQSSPSVSALVPPASLQVGTPPPLPQATPVPPPTSLTPPTPPPATIQAETRRLSPPPAISPQTATPAETTPPSLPPTNSSAAALIAPSPPQNAVGTTPTPTLPSINNNASQPPAERIVGTTPTPTLPSINNNAPQPPAERIVGTTPTPTLPSGNNNAPPETSGEVAVGTPTTPPPQTAAKTILREQGLLEDGDLVYERDGSLYDVHVFQGSAGQSVTITVESGDFDTFLAVFDEKDDIVGQNDDISDEITNSALTIALPQDGTYRIFINGYDARDRGGYTLTVIE encoded by the coding sequence ATGAATCCAGTCAAATTCTGCTTCATTGTTGCCCTAATGGGTACGATTCTACCCCTTCCCGCCAGGGCTGCATTGTTTTGGGGTGGGGATGAAGAACGCCCATCGTTTACTCTGGCTCAGAATGCAATATCGCCTTTGGAGCGCCAAATTCTTCAAGAAATGAATCGAGCGCGGGCGAATCCTAGTGCTTATGCCGATTGGCTTGAGCAAACCAAGCAATATTATCAGGGCAATATTCTACAGTTTCCCGGACAACCGCCCATCGGAACCCAAGAAGGGGTTAGGGTTGTGGATGAGGCAATTCGCTTTCTCCGGGGACTGCCACCTCTGCCACCTCTGAGCCTCTCTTTAGGGATGTCGAGGGGAGTTAAGGATCACGTCGGCGATTTGGGTACAAAGGGCGCTGTGGGTCATTATGGCAGCGATGGGAGTCAGTTTATCGATCGCATCGGTCGTTATGGAACCGCTTCGGGAGCAGCAGGGGAAAATATCACCTATGGCGTAACGACGGCACAGGCGGTTGTGATGCAGTTGATTGTGGATGATGGGGTGGAGGGAAGAATCCATCGAGACAATATTTTTTATGAGGGATTTAGGGTAGCGGGGGTGGCTTGCGGACAGCATTTGCGTTACGAACAAATGTGCGCGATCGCGTACAGTGGAGATTATGTGGATCGCGTTGCTCAAACCCCTCCCCCCGTCGCACCGATTAATCCCGCACGCATATCGAGCAGTTCTAATAATTCTCCGGTAGTAGAAGTTGAGACGCAACCTTCTTCTTCGGTTTCCAATAATCCTCCGGTAGCAGAAGTTGAAACGCAATCTTCTCCTTCGGTTTCTGCGCTCGTTCCCCCAGCAAGTCTTCAGGTAGGAACGCCACCCCCACTTCCCCAAGCAACCCCTGTTCCTCCTCCTACCTCGCTAACGCCGCCAACACCGCCTCCTGCAACGATTCAAGCTGAAACTAGGCGACTCTCGCCTCCTCCTGCAATATCACCTCAAACCGCAACTCCAGCAGAGACAACGCCGCCATCGCTTCCGCCGACTAATAGCAGTGCAGCGGCTCTTATTGCGCCTTCCCCACCCCAAAATGCAGTGGGAACAACGCCGACTCCTACTTTGCCTTCAATCAATAATAATGCGTCTCAGCCTCCCGCAGAACGAATTGTGGGAACAACGCCGACTCCTACTTTGCCTTCAATCAATAACAATGCGCCTCAGCCTCCCGCAGAACGAATTGTGGGGACAACACCAACTCCTACTTTGCCTTCCGGCAATAACAATGCGCCTCCTGAAACTAGCGGGGAAGTCGCTGTCGGAACGCCAACCACTCCACCGCCTCAAACGGCTGCAAAAACAATTCTCAGGGAACAAGGCTTGTTAGAAGATGGCGATTTAGTGTACGAGCGGGATGGCAGTCTTTATGACGTACACGTTTTTCAGGGAAGTGCGGGACAATCGGTGACGATTACTGTGGAAAGTGGTGATTTTGATACTTTTCTTGCGGTATTTGACGAGAAAGATGATATTGTCGGTCAAAATGACGATATTAGCGATGAGATTACTAATTCTGCCCTAACGATCGCATTGCCGCAGGATGGTACGTATCGCATTTTTATTAATGGTTATGATGCGCGCGATCGCGGGGGATATACACTAACAGTCATTGAGTAA
- a CDS encoding DUF2997 domain-containing protein, which yields MTEYQKIEYRIGKDGKILETVMNASGSSCRQTTQDLETALGEVESQELLPDYYENNDDNLKNPETPIVHS from the coding sequence ATGACCGAATATCAAAAAATTGAATATCGCATTGGTAAAGACGGGAAAATCCTCGAAACCGTTATGAACGCTTCTGGTTCGAGCTGTCGGCAAACCACTCAAGACCTTGAAACCGCGTTGGGTGAAGTCGAATCTCAAGAATTACTCCCAGACTACTACGAAAATAACGACGACAATCTGAAGAACCCAGAAACGCCAATCGTACATTCTTAG
- a CDS encoding pentapeptide repeat-containing protein, with amino-acid sequence MPLAVRNRRMPELPIQKSAIANPFLDPEKYFSRDAMSPEELLQKYADGERDFSALDFAEVNLHEVNLSGADFSDVDFARATLTHLNFGSCSLGGVNFVDADLEGTNLCRADLNTADMIGANLCGAALSLANLTGVDLSAATLMMAKLLGANLTGTNLMGANFIGANLMGANLCGANLSGTNLCATYLYGADFRETDLDSANLNRALHSPKTQFPQGFDPLKAGSSLIASGVDLSRANLSGRKLPSVDLSNANLSHADLRKADLGWANLKGANLQGTNFFQANLSGANLSGANLKDANLKSANLSGTILPDGIVHGAGTV; translated from the coding sequence ATGCCCCTTGCCGTTCGCAACAGGAGGATGCCAGAATTGCCGATACAGAAGTCCGCGATCGCGAATCCGTTTTTAGATCCGGAAAAATACTTCTCCAGGGATGCTATGAGTCCGGAAGAACTATTGCAAAAATATGCCGACGGAGAACGAGACTTCTCCGCACTGGATTTCGCAGAAGTAAATTTGCACGAAGTTAATCTCAGTGGTGCAGATTTTTCTGACGTAGATTTTGCAAGAGCCACCTTAACTCATCTCAACTTCGGTTCTTGCAGTTTGGGTGGGGTGAATTTTGTGGACGCAGACCTCGAAGGCACAAATCTTTGTCGAGCCGATCTCAATACAGCAGATATGATTGGTGCAAATCTTTGCGGTGCGGCTCTCTCCCTGGCGAATTTGACAGGTGTAGATTTAAGCGCAGCCACCTTAATGATGGCAAAACTCCTCGGTGCAAATTTGACTGGAACCAATCTCATGGGTGCGAATTTTATCGGTGCAAATTTGATGGGAGCCAATCTTTGCGGCGCAAACCTTAGCGGAACAAACCTCTGTGCGACCTATCTTTACGGTGCAGATTTTCGGGAAACCGATCTTGACAGTGCCAACCTAAATCGCGCTCTCCATAGCCCTAAAACCCAATTCCCGCAAGGATTCGATCCCCTTAAAGCGGGTTCTTCCCTCATTGCGTCTGGGGTCGATTTATCGCGCGCCAATCTAAGTGGGAGAAAACTTCCCAGCGTTGACCTCTCAAATGCCAATCTGTCCCATGCGGATCTTCGGAAAGCTGATTTGGGTTGGGCAAATCTCAAAGGGGCAAATTTACAAGGAACCAACTTTTTTCAAGCAAATTTGAGCGGTGCAAACCTGAGTGGTGCGAACCTCAAGGATGCAAATTTAAAAAGCGCTAATCTGAGCGGTACAATACTGCCCGACGGAATTGTACATGGTGCTGGAACAGTTTGA